The Kogia breviceps isolate mKogBre1 chromosome 4, mKogBre1 haplotype 1, whole genome shotgun sequence genome window below encodes:
- the FAM53C gene encoding protein FAM53C encodes MITLITEQLQKQTLDELKCTRFSISLPLPDHVDISNCGNPFQLVSEGASWRGLPHCSCAEFQDSLNLSYHPSGLSLHLRPPSPGSSPQEQPLSQVLSPEPPDPEKLPVPPAPPSKRHCRSLSVPVDLSRWQPVWRPAPSKLWTPIKHRGSGGGGGPQVPHQSPPKRVSSLRFLQAPSASSQCAPPHRPYSPPFFSLALAQDSSRPSATSPQSGSWESDAESLSPCPPQRRFSLSPSLGPQASRFLPSARSSPASSPELPWRPRGLRNLPRSRSQPCDLDARKAGVKRRHEEDPRRLRPSLDFDKMNQKPYSGGLCLQETAREGSSISPPWFMACSPSHLSASCSPTGDSSQVLSESEEEEEGSVRWGRQALSKRTLCQQDFGDLDLNLIEEN; translated from the exons ATGATAACCCTGATCACTGAGCAGCTACAGAAGCAGACTCTGGATGAGCTGAAATGCACACGCTTCAGCATCAGTCTG CCTTTGCCTGATCATGTAGACATCTCCAACTGTGGGAATCCTTTCCAGCTTGTGTCTG AAGGTGCTTCCTGGAGGGGCCTGCCCCACTGTTCCTGTGCTGAGTTCCAGGACAGCCTCAATCTCAGCTACCACCCCTCAGGCTTGAGCCTGCACCTGAGACCACCCAGCCCAGGCAGTTCCCCACAGGAGCAGCCCCTCTCCCAAGTCCTAAGCCCTGAGCCCCCAGACCCAGAAAAGCTTCCTGTGCCCCCTGCCCCTCCATCTAAGAGGCACTGCCGCTCACTCTCAGTGCCCGTGGACCTGTCTCGCTGGCAGCCGGTGTGGCGGCCCGCCCCCTCCAAGCTGTGGACTCCCATCAAGCACCGGGGCAGTGGTGGAGGGGGTGGGCCGCAGGTGCCTCACCAGAGCCCCCCGAAGCGGGTCTCCAGCCTCAGGTTCCTCCAAGCTCCCAGTGCCTCTTCTCAATGTGCCCCACCCCACAGACCCTACAGTCCCCCTTTCTTCAGCCTGGCCCTGGCCCAAGATTCTTCTCGTCCCTCTGCCACCTCCCCCCAGAGTGGCTCCTGGGAAAGTGATGCTGAGTCCCTGTCACCTTGCCCACCCCAGCGTCGCTTCTCCCTGTCACCCAGCCTGGGCCCACAGGCAAGCCGCTTCTTGCCCTCTGCCCGGAGCTCCCCCGCATCCTCCCCAGAGCTGCCCTGGCGACCTCGAGGCCTGCGCAATCTACCCCGAAGCCGCTCACAGCCTTGTGATCTTGATGCCCGCAAAGCTGGGGTCAAGCGGCGCCACGAGGAGGACCCTCGGCGGCTGCGGCCTTCCTTGGACTTTGACAAGATGAATCAG AAACCATACTCAGGAGGTCTCTGTCTCCAAGAAACAGCCCGGGAAGGCAGCAGTATCTCTCCACCGTGGTTCATGGCCTGTAGCCCCTCACACCTCTCTGCTTCCTGCAGCCCCACTGGGGATTCCTCCCAGGTGCTGAGTGAAAgcgaagaggaggaggaggggtccGTGCGGTGGGGCCGGCAGGCGCTCAGCAAGCGGACATTGTGCCAGCAGGACTTTGGGGACCTGGACTTGAATCTGATTGAGGAGAACTAA
- the CDC25C gene encoding M-phase inducer phosphatase 3, whose product MSAEFFSSTREEGSPGSGPSFRSNQRKILNLLLERDTSFSISSDLPRTPVEKKLFGDSANLSILSGETPKRCLNLSNLSSGEMSATQFTTSSDLDETGHLDSTGPEEIQLAGMNYHQHLVKCSPAQLLCSTPNALDHGHRKKDAICSSSANKENENSTSKPLEWWVPRNLRSPLFLLDNGNLVESEMKHLGSPITTVAKLDKNPKLGENQTEEISDELMEFSLDDQEEAKASVNRSCLYHSFSLPDSLNSPRLKQMVKFKDNTIPDKVKKKYCSSHKELRKGLGIKKMVSLCDINMTQMLEEDSNQGPLIGDFSKVCALPTVSGRHQDLKYVNPETVAALLLGKFQGLIEKFYIIDCRYPYEYLGGHIQGALNLYSQEELYNFFLKKPIVPLDTQKRIIIVFHCEFSSERGPRMYRSLRQEDRAVNQYPALYYPELYILKGGYRDFFPEYMELCEPQSYCPMHHQDHKAELLRCRNQSKAWEGERQLQEQIALLVKDVSP is encoded by the exons ATGTCTGCAGAATTCTTTTCATCTACAAGAGAGGAGGGAAGCCCTGGCTCAGGACCTAGTTTTAGGTCCAATCAGAGGAAGATATTAAACCTGCTCCTGGAGAGAGATACTTCCTTTTCCATCAGTTCAGATCTCCCTAGAACCCCAGTGGAGAAGAAACTTTTTGGTGATTCTGCAAATCTAAGCATTTTGTCTGG AGAAACCCCAAAGCGTTGCCTTAATCTTTCGAATCTTAGCAGCGGGGAGATGTCTGCCACTCAGTTTACCACTTCTTCAGACCTTGATGAAACTG GTCACTTGGATTCTACAGGACCTGAGGAAATACAGTTAGCTGGGAT GAATTATCACCAACACCTTGTAAAATGCAGCCCA GCACAGCTGCTTTGTAGCACTCCGAATGCTTTGGACCATGGCCACAGGAAGAAAGATGCAATATGTAGCTCATCCGCAAATAAAGAGAAT GAAAACAGCACTTCAAAGCCCTTGGAGTGGTGGGTACCCAGGAACCTGAGGTCCCCTCTTTTTCTACTG GACAATGGAAACTTGGTGGAAAGTGAAATGAAACATCTGGGCAGTCCTATTACTACAGTTGCAAAATTAGATAAAAATCCAAAGCTAGGAGAAAACCAGACAGAGGAGATTTCAGATGAATTGATGGAGTTTTCTCTGGATGATCAAGAAGAGGCTAAG GCATCTGTGAACAGGAGCTGCCTGTATCACTCCTTTTCGTTGCCAGACAGTTTGAACAGTCCAAGACTGAAGCAGATGGTAAAATTCAAGGACAACACAATACCagataaagtaaaaaagaagtaTTGTTCTAGCCACAAAGAGCTCAGGAAG GGCTTAGGTATAAAGAAAATGGTCTCCCTCTGTGACATTAATATGACTCAGATGCTGGAGGAAGATTCTAACCAGGGGCCTCTGATTGGTGATTTCTCCAAG GTATGTGCACTGCCGACCGTGTCAGGGAGACACCAAGATCTGAAGTACGTCAACCCAGAAACA GTGGCTGCCTTGCTTTTGGGGAAGTTCCAGGGTCTGATAGAGAAATTTTATATCATTGATTGCCGCTATCCGTATGAGTACCTGGGAGGACACATCCAG GGAGCTTTAAACTTGTACAGTCAAGAAGAACTATATAACTTCTTTCTGAAGAAACCCATTGTCCCTTTGGATACTCAGAAAAGAATAATCATTGTGTTCCACTGTGAATTCTCCTCAGAGAGGGGTCCCCGAAT GTACCGCTCTCTGAGACAAGAGGACAGGGCTGTGAACCAGTATCCTGCACTGTACTACCCAGAGCTGTATATCCTCAAAGGGGGCTACAGAGACTTCTTTCCAGAATATATG gagctgtgcgaaccaCAGAGCTACTGCCCTATGCATCACCAGGACCATAAGGCTGAGCTGCTGAGGTGTCGAAACCAGAGCAAAGCATGGGAAGGGGAGCGGCAGCTGCAGGAACAGATTGCCTTACTGGTGAAGGATGTGAGCCCATGA
- the LOC131755108 gene encoding uncharacterized protein yields the protein MPLDQIRRSLASPLLSADCRSYSLRVEHLLPVWQMLRRDRICFPRKEVREESLSSRIEMVSVGVSTEPCHARWEVETDAIVLQRRQKQIDYGKRTPGYQCFLQQVPKAQRQPGLHPQTPNKNRRYSRRSWDAQIRQWRRALHSWDPPSQSLQAEGWGMDNLLEPMDSTPLDDWLQTLEPSENLDGEQKGAQFAGLVAPASSLPWLCEEDPHHWLYLLADHNYLSVPELKPSGNGPATVVNPGFITFEPIRQLEEGLPGLRAGPNRRLDYTSQKPSRRGRVLCWGKGESFRVAALEGRRAGARWFGPAPFKGTVGLTERSELLWPRPWELEEQR from the exons ATGCCTCTTGACCAGATACGCCGGAGTCTGGCTTCTCCGCTTCTCTCAGCGGACTGTCGAAGTTACAGCCTCAGA GTGGAACATTTGCTGCCCGTGTGGCAGATGTTGCGGCGAGACAG AATCTGCTTCCCCAGAAAGGAGGTGCGTGAAGAGTCTTTATCCTCTAGGATAGAGATGGTGAGTGTGGGAGTCAGTACAGAGCCCTGCCATGCCAG GTGGGAGGTAGAGACAGATGCAATTGTCCTACAGCGGCGGCAAAAGCAGATAGATTATGGCAAGCGCACACCTGGTTACCAGTGCTTTCTGCAGCAGGTCCCCAA GGCACAGCGACAGCCAGGACTTCACCCTCAAACACCAAACAAGAACAGGAGGTACAGCCGTCGCTCCTGGGATGCCCAGATTAGGCAGTGGAGAAGAGCCCTACATTCCTGGGACCCCCCCAGCCAGTCTCTGCAGGCTGAGGG GTGGGGAATGGACAATCTCTTAGAGCCAATGGATTCCACCCCTTTGGATGACTGGCTCCAGACCCTGGAACCCTCAGAGAATCTGGATGGAGAACAGAAGGGAGCCCAG tttgcagGTTTGGTGGCTCctgcctcctcccttccctggctCTGTGAGGAAGATCCCCACCACTGGCTCTACCTTCTAGCTGATCACAATTACTTATCTGTCCCAGAGTTGA AACCAAGTGGGAACGGCCCCGCAACCGTTGTAAATCCTGGGTTTATAACGTTTGAGCCCATCCGGCAGCTGGAAGAGGGTCTCCCGGGACTCAGAGCAGGCCCTAATCGGCGCTTGGACTACACTTCCCAGAAACCTTCACGCCGAGGACGGGTCCtctgctgggggaagggggagtccTTCAGAGTGGCGGCCTTAGAGGGTAGGAGAGCAG GGGCCCGTTGGTTCGGGCCGGCGCCTTTTAAGGGCACCGTAGGGCTAACCGAGCGCTCAGAGCTGCTCTGGCCGCGGCCCTGGGAGCTGGAGGAGCAGCGGTAG